From the Fulvia fulva chromosome 2, complete sequence genome, one window contains:
- a CDS encoding Spermatogenesis-associated protein 20, with translation METARGPDRAVSLTNRCGESKSPYVRSHIDNPTAWQLWTPETLELARQTNRLIFVSIGYSACHWCHVMAHESFDDPRIAQLLNEHFVPIKIDREERRDIDRQYMDFLQATSGGGGWPLNVFVTPDLEPIFGGTYWPGPKSERAQMGGTTFEHILLKVSRMWKEQEARLRASGKEITKQLREFAQEGHIGGRDGKGDDNDGLELDLLDDAFQHYKKRYDRKFGGFGAAPKFPTPVHLKPLLRVAAYPKDVREIVGEDESIEARAMAVKSLENIAKGGIKDQIGHGFARYSVTRDWSLPHFEKMLYDNAQLLPVYLEAYMLTKSLLFLETTHDIAKYLTSAPMASELGGICSAEDADSLPTAVDHHKREGAYYVWTMDEFKKILTEAEVQVCATYWGMKSDGNIDTQHDIQGELVGQNTLCVQYEPAELAKELNMSEDDVKRVLADGRQKLLAYREKNRPRPALDDKIVTSWNGLAVGGLARAGAALDVPEYIAAAEKAVHCIRTQLFDENARTLRRVYREGPGETQGFADDYAFLISGLLDLYESTFDSQWLEFADILQQTQTKLFWDAEKFGFFSTPANQPDILIRTKDAMDNAEPSVNGVSAMNLFRLGSLLSDEDYEKMGKRTVAAFDVEIGQHPGLFSGILGSVVASKMGMKGVMVVGDGEVADIALQRAREQVRPNHTIVRVGGGAKSEWLQSRNGLLKALDSTRRMVQLCDGGVCRILNLKEVKSLFDA, from the exons ATGGAGACTGCGCGCGGACCCGATCGAGCTGTCTCGCTCACTAACAGATGCGGCGAGTCGAAGAGCCCATATGTGCGATCGCATATCGACAATCCG ACCGCATGGCAGCTATGGACACCCGAGACTTTGGAACTGGCTCGTCAGACAAATCGCCTCATCTTCGTCAGCATAGGCTACTCGGCCTGTCACTGGTGCCATGTAATGGCGCATGAGTCGTTCGACGATCCTCGCATTGCACAGCTGCTGAACGAGCACTTCGTTCCCATCAAGATCGACAGAGAAGAAAGACGAGACATTGACCGGCAATACATGGATTTCCTTCAAGCGACCAGTGGTGGTGGAGGTTGGCCACTGAATGTCTTCGTAACCCCAGATCTTGAACCCATCTTTGGTGGAACATATTGGCCGGGCCCAAAGAGCGAAAGAGCGCAGATGGGTGGGACCACTTTTGAGCACATCCTGCTCAAGGTCTCGCGTATGTGGAAAGAGCAAGAGGCGAGATTGAGAGCCAGTGGAAAGGAGATCACCAAGCAGCTCCGCGAGTTTGCGCAAGAAGGACACATTGGAGGTCGTGATGGGAAGGGAGACGACAACGACGGCCTTGAGCTGGACTTGCTGGACGATGCATTTCAACACTACAAGAAGCGCTACGATCGCAAGTTTGGCGGCTTTGGTGCTGCGCCAAAGTTTCCTACACCTGTCCACCTTAAACCGCTGCTGCGTGTAGCTGCGTATCCCAAGGATGTTCGCGAAATTGTTGGAGAGGACGAGTCTATCGAAGCAAGGGCAATGGCTGTCAAGTCGCTCGAGAACATAGCCAAGGGTGGTATAAAAGATCAGATTGGCCATGGTTTTGCCAGATACTCCGTCACTCGCGACTGGTCGTTGCCACATTTCGAGAAGATGCTCTACGACAATGCCCAGCTTTTACCAGTGTACCTCGAGGCGTACATGCTTACAAAGTCGCTCCTGTTCCTGGAGACTACTCACGACATCGCCAAGTATCTTACTAGTGCACCAATGGCATCGGAACTCGGCGGCATTTGCTCTGCTGAAGACGCAGACTCACTTCCCACCGCCGTTGATCACCACAAGCGAGAGGGCGCATACTATGTTTGGACCATGgacgagtttaagaagatTCTGACTGAGGCAGAGGTTCAGGTCTGTGCCACCTACTGGGGTATGAAGTCGGATGGCAACATCGACACGCAGCACGATATACAAGGCGAATTGGTAGGGCAGAACACACTCTGTGTGCAGTACGAGCCAGCCGAACTCGCCAAGGAACTCAACATGTCCGAAGACGACGTGAAGCGCGTTCTCGCAGATGGCAGACAGAAGCTACTTGCCTACCGGGAAAAGAATCGACCAAGACCAGCGCTCGATGACAAGATTGTGACTTCGTGGAACGGCTTGGCTGTGGGTGGTCTTGCACGTGCAGGCGCCGCGCTTGATGTGCCTGAGTACATCGCAGCTGCCGAGAAAGCTGTACACTGCATCCGTACACAGCTCTTTGACGAGAACGCGAGGACTCTGAGGAGAGTGTACAGAGAAGGTCCAGGCGAAACCCAAGGCTTCGCCGACGATTACGCCTTCCTGATCTCTGGCTTGCTGGACCTCTACGAATCGACTTTTGACAGCCAATGGCTCGAGTTCGCAGACATCCTCCAGCAGACTCAGACGAAGCTTTTCTGGGATGCAGAGAAGTTTGGTTTCTTCTCTACGCCTGCAAATCAGCCCGACATCCTCATTCGCACAAAGGATGCCATGGACAACGCTGAGCCCAGTGTCAACGGTGTCAGTGCCATGAACCTATTCCGATTAGGCTCGCTACTGAGCGACGAAGACTACGAGAAGATGGGCAAGCGCACAGTCGCTGCCTTTGATGTGGAGATCGGCCAGCACCCAGGCCTCTTCAGCGGCATCCTTGGCAGCGTCGTTGCCTCGAAGATGGGCATGAAAGGAGTCATGGTTGTTGGCGATGGAGAAGTTGCTGATATTGCACTGCAAAGAGCGCGCGAACAAGTCAGACCCAACCACACCATTGTCCGCGTTGGTGGTGGCGCGAAGAGCGAATGGCTGCAAAGTCGCAATGGGCTCTTGAAAGCTCTCGACAGTACGAGAAGAATGGTACAGCTCTGCGATGGTGGTGTTTGTCGCATCTTGAACCTCAAGGAGGTGAAGAGCTTGTTTGATGCGTGA